A window of Eucalyptus grandis isolate ANBG69807.140 chromosome 4, ASM1654582v1, whole genome shotgun sequence genomic DNA:
ACCCCACTGTTTCTGCTGACAATCCTTTCAAACACCTGGTTTTCGTCCCACGATTTCTGTATTTCTGGCTCTCTAACAGAAGCATTTGCTCTCATCCCAAAACTTGTCCTAGGTAGAGCAACTGTGTGCTTGTATCTACCCTCATCTTGCTTACCCCCTAAAAGATTCCAATTGAGGAAGAATAATTATAACTTGGAGTTGTATCTCAAAACTCAATTAGCACAACTTAACAATCATGTGAAACTCGTCCAAAGACTGCATATCACAGaccaaatgttcaaaatgattTTCTGAGACAAATCAATCCCGCAAATTTAAAACGCTCCAAGTACCTTCAGCAGCATTCTTGGCTGCCATAACTGGCCCTCGAGACCTTCGTTTCGACGAAGGCACATTAGCActtgaaaaactacaaaatcTAAGCTTGCCCAACGACGAAAAATCTTCGAGAGAAGAGCTTCCcctcaaataaaacaatttgtTGACCGAAGCCGTCTTCCCCAATCACCACAACTTCAACAGCGGAAGCGAACTCCCCATGGGCAAAACTCAGATAAGACTGGCAATTCTTGACAGGGCGATAAACGATACACGCATTATTCTATAAAAGcattaaaagaagaaacttcatcaccaaaatagaaaatttaatgaaaaccaaCTGAACCCATCtcagaaagcaagaaaaagaactcAATCCATCCAACAATTTCACCTAAAGAAACCATCTTTCAACATCCCCAGCCACTACATATAAAACCAAAAGCCGTGAACTCCAGACGGATCAAGCAATTCGCACAAGCAACGAAGATTTCAATATCCCCAGCCACTACATACAAAACCCGAATGCCACGAACTC
This region includes:
- the LOC104442183 gene encoding isoleucine--tRNA ligase, chloroplastic/mitochondrial-like isoform X3, coding for MLQCFRSTRFNSVLSNSRATQDGHDSCFSLQGGKQDEGRYKHTVALPRTSFGMRANASVREPEIQKSWDENQVFERIVSRNSGESFVLHDGPIQ
- the LOC104442183 gene encoding isoleucine--tRNA ligase, chloroplastic/mitochondrial-like isoform X2; translated protein: MAAKNAAEGGKQDEGRYKHTVALPRTSFGMRANASVREPEIQKSWDENQVFERIVSRNSGRYGVWAAWNNPYLTLDPEYEEEVEDFEEYAKLFIYKANENCDSNDDFAQLYTKKCPE